In one Saccharibacillus brassicae genomic region, the following are encoded:
- a CDS encoding ADP-ribosylglycohydrolase family protein, with product MHNHQTGQPLSFRSRLNGALLGLTAADALGVPVEFRQRAYLDANPVTDMFGYGTYNQPPGTWSDDSTMTWCTVESLVLQKECDTEDMAGRFVRWLQEGYMTPHGELFDIGNATREALERYREEAMWARFAGLTRESANGNGSLMRILPLAFHVRGMEAAERDRLVEEVSSITHRHPRSVLACQIYVETALALLDGHSAEKAYMTAVAAIRERHAGHAESAAFERVLGGRLAELERDAIRSSGYVVDTLEAALWCLLTTGSYRDAALKAVNLGEDTDTTGAVVGGLAGILYGEAGIPAEWLSQLAKLEELRELCGRLEKRLLSSG from the coding sequence ATGCATAATCACCAAACCGGGCAGCCGCTTTCGTTTCGCTCGAGATTGAACGGCGCGCTGCTTGGACTGACGGCCGCGGACGCTTTGGGCGTTCCGGTGGAGTTTCGGCAGAGGGCGTATCTGGACGCCAACCCGGTCACGGACATGTTCGGATACGGCACGTACAACCAGCCTCCGGGCACGTGGTCGGACGACAGCACGATGACGTGGTGCACGGTGGAGAGCCTGGTGCTGCAAAAAGAATGCGATACCGAAGACATGGCCGGCCGTTTCGTTCGCTGGCTGCAAGAGGGCTACATGACGCCGCACGGCGAACTGTTCGATATCGGCAACGCGACGCGCGAAGCGCTGGAACGCTATCGGGAAGAGGCGATGTGGGCGAGATTTGCCGGGCTGACGCGCGAGAGCGCCAACGGCAACGGTTCGCTGATGCGCATTTTGCCGCTCGCTTTCCATGTGCGGGGCATGGAGGCGGCGGAGCGCGACCGTCTGGTCGAAGAAGTGTCGTCGATCACGCACCGGCACCCGCGTTCCGTGCTGGCCTGCCAGATCTACGTGGAGACCGCGCTTGCGCTGCTGGACGGGCATTCGGCGGAAAAAGCGTATATGACGGCGGTCGCCGCTATCCGCGAACGCCACGCCGGGCACGCCGAATCGGCGGCATTCGAGCGGGTGCTCGGCGGACGGCTGGCGGAGCTTGAGCGGGACGCGATCCGTTCGAGCGGCTATGTGGTCGATACGCTCGAAGCGGCGCTGTGGTGCCTGCTGACGACCGGCAGCTACCGCGACGCGGCGCTCAAGGCGGTCAATCTCGGCGAAGACACCGATACGACCGGAGCGGTCGTCGGCGGACTGGCGGGCATTCTGTACGGCGAAGCCGGCATCCCGGCCGAATGGCTGTCGCAGCTGGCGAAGCTGGAGGAACTGCGGGAGCTATGCGGCCGGTTGGAAAAGAGGCTGTTGTCTTCGGGTTAG
- a CDS encoding undecaprenyldiphospho-muramoylpentapeptide beta-N-acetylglucosaminyltransferase, with protein MTAHPASRPASAAPSRRAARPSSFSDKRIVLTGGGSAGHVSVNLALIPVLREQGWSIHYIGSETGIEKELVSALPGVTYHAIATGKLRRYFSLQNFSDPLRILRGVGQSRRLIRRLKPQVVFSKGGFVSVPVVLGAWMNRVPALIHESDYSPGLANRLALPFAAALCTTFPETAAAVKSGKAVQIGSVVRPELKTGSAARGLEFLGFDGAKPVLLAAGGSLGSRALNGNLRRNLGELLHRFDVVHLCGRGGLDPQLEERAGYRQFEFVHESLPDVLAAADLVFSRAGSNAIFEFLSLGKPMLLCPLGRSQSRGDQILNADSFVRAGYAESLDEDAWSDEAFFAKLDRLHRDRELYAARMRAAENGDPLQQLLRRITDTAK; from the coding sequence ATGACTGCCCATCCCGCTTCACGCCCGGCTTCCGCCGCGCCTTCGCGCCGCGCTGCCCGGCCTTCGTCTTTTTCGGATAAACGCATCGTTCTGACCGGAGGCGGCTCGGCCGGACACGTCTCGGTCAATCTGGCGCTCATTCCCGTGCTTCGGGAACAGGGCTGGTCGATACACTATATCGGTTCGGAGACCGGCATCGAAAAAGAACTGGTGTCCGCGCTGCCCGGCGTGACTTACCATGCGATCGCCACGGGCAAGCTGCGCCGCTACTTCTCGCTGCAAAACTTTTCCGATCCGCTGCGCATTCTCAGAGGCGTCGGCCAGTCGCGGCGCCTGATCCGGCGGCTCAAGCCACAGGTCGTCTTTTCCAAAGGCGGCTTCGTGTCCGTGCCGGTCGTACTCGGCGCCTGGATGAACCGGGTGCCCGCGCTGATCCACGAATCGGATTATTCGCCCGGACTCGCCAACCGACTCGCGCTGCCGTTTGCCGCGGCGCTCTGCACGACTTTTCCGGAGACGGCCGCCGCGGTCAAATCCGGCAAAGCGGTGCAGATCGGTTCGGTCGTCCGCCCCGAATTGAAGACCGGCAGCGCCGCGCGCGGCCTCGAATTCCTCGGCTTCGACGGCGCCAAGCCCGTGCTGCTCGCTGCCGGAGGCAGCCTCGGCTCCCGCGCGCTGAACGGCAATCTGCGCCGCAATCTCGGCGAGCTGCTGCACCGCTTCGACGTCGTGCATCTGTGCGGCCGCGGCGGCCTCGACCCGCAGCTGGAAGAGCGCGCGGGCTACCGCCAGTTCGAATTCGTGCACGAATCGCTGCCCGACGTGCTCGCGGCGGCCGACCTTGTGTTCAGCCGCGCCGGATCAAACGCGATCTTCGAGTTTCTGTCGCTGGGCAAGCCGATGCTGCTCTGCCCGCTCGGCCGCTCGCAAAGCCGCGGCGACCAGATCCTGAACGCGGATTCGTTCGTCCGCGCCGGCTACGCCGAGAGCCTCGACGAAGACGCCTGGAGCGACGAAGCGTTCTTCGCGAAGCTGGATCGGCTGCACCGCGACCGGGAACTTTACGCCGCGCGCATGCGCGCGGCCGAGAACGGCGACCCGCTTCAACAGCTGCTGCGGCGCATTACGGACACGGCCAAGTAA
- a CDS encoding ABC transporter permease produces the protein MSGPPDAPTGRGGEAPVGARFASPPSGGLPWPAGTIAPMTAEGMQALRGRRRSTFLGRIVPYTPYIIQSGLAVTVMLLLILFSAWYTSLVQDVPPGLPIRWILPALLFPLAAWSSFRTYMQPADTVFLLPLETKMRAYFAPAWRGGIVYKLLIVWLVLLVAWPIYIRVQPDDHANLWLSLLLLLGLKLLFAYGAWQEHRFVSGRLPAIFALLRWVLAAGMLIAWFQLGLLYAVLSIVIGAAVYMLALRFPAKHRVPWERLIAVERAQVGRSMRMLGWFVDVPTEDPRVYRRRWLAGFGRKIPWQQEEAYRFLLTQSFIRGDLLGMVGRLVIVGFALLLLARESWGGVALLLLLLFMIGTQLNGLRRAHADSLWLALYPIPEDSRRRAGLYLMIRVLLVSAFAMWLPFLLTLLANPLLALGGLAAAFAFAWLIRRSAERRWRKMEGEDD, from the coding sequence ATGAGCGGGCCGCCGGATGCTCCGACAGGAAGAGGCGGGGAAGCGCCGGTCGGCGCGCGCTTCGCTTCGCCGCCTTCGGGCGGACTGCCCTGGCCGGCCGGGACGATCGCCCCGATGACGGCCGAAGGCATGCAGGCGCTGCGCGGCCGGCGCCGCTCGACGTTCCTCGGCCGGATCGTGCCGTACACGCCTTACATCATTCAGAGCGGACTGGCCGTCACCGTGATGCTGCTGCTCATCCTGTTCTCGGCGTGGTACACGTCGCTTGTGCAGGACGTGCCGCCGGGGCTGCCGATCCGCTGGATTCTGCCGGCGCTGCTGTTCCCGCTGGCGGCCTGGAGCAGCTTCCGCACGTACATGCAGCCGGCCGATACCGTATTCCTGCTGCCGCTGGAGACGAAGATGCGCGCTTACTTCGCTCCGGCCTGGCGCGGAGGGATCGTCTACAAGCTGCTGATCGTCTGGCTCGTGCTGCTGGTCGCGTGGCCGATCTATATCCGCGTGCAGCCGGACGATCATGCCAATCTGTGGCTGAGCCTGCTGCTGCTGCTCGGCTTGAAGCTGCTGTTCGCCTACGGCGCCTGGCAGGAACACCGCTTCGTCTCGGGACGCCTGCCCGCAATCTTCGCGCTGCTGCGCTGGGTACTGGCCGCGGGAATGCTGATCGCCTGGTTCCAACTGGGGCTGCTCTACGCCGTGCTGTCGATCGTGATCGGCGCCGCGGTTTACATGCTCGCCCTGCGCTTCCCGGCGAAGCACCGCGTGCCGTGGGAACGGCTGATCGCGGTCGAACGGGCGCAGGTCGGCCGGTCGATGCGGATGCTCGGCTGGTTCGTGGACGTGCCGACGGAAGATCCGCGCGTATACCGGAGACGTTGGCTGGCCGGCTTCGGCCGCAAAATTCCGTGGCAGCAGGAAGAGGCGTACCGCTTCCTGCTGACCCAATCGTTTATTCGCGGCGATCTGCTCGGCATGGTGGGACGCCTCGTGATCGTCGGGTTCGCCTTGCTGCTGCTCGCCCGCGAATCATGGGGCGGCGTCGCGCTGCTGCTGCTGCTGCTTTTCATGATCGGCACGCAGCTGAACGGGCTGCGGCGCGCCCATGCCGATTCGCTCTGGCTGGCGCTCTATCCGATCCCGGAAGATTCGCGCCGGCGCGCGGGACTGTATCTCATGATTCGCGTGCTGCTGGTGTCCGCGTTCGCGATGTGGCTGCCATTCCTGCTGACGCTGCTTGCGAATCCGCTGCTTGCGCTCGGCGGACTGGCCGCCGCGTTCGCGTTCGCCTGGCTGATCCGCCGCTCGGCGGAACGCCGGTGGCGCAAAATGGAAGGCGAAGACGACTGA
- a CDS encoding PQQ-dependent sugar dehydrogenase, whose product MPLLSTKSKALTAALLLAVPISAYAADQREAQQTAESQIPSAAAGILKISPGPGAGASAIPAASPAAGAAAASATSAAKASVTDSLQGGYDVAATKLKIPWSMQFAGDVVYITQRGGGIVEVKNGKQTVQEVRTKKALRVVGEAGLTGFVLDPNFAKNKYAYIYHAYEEKGEALNRIVKVKLVNGVWREQKELLDGIPGGRIHEGGRLAIGPDGMLYSTAGDANRRELSQNLSSSAGKVLRMTTSGQVPKDNPFKNSYVYAYGLRNAQGLAWTSSGTLYASDHGPSGAPIPGGSGTDRTGLDEINVIAKGANYGWPKIQGTETAPGLIPPYYVAGDRAIAPSGIAATPDDKILVATLVGQSLKQFDPLSKTMTDVLTGEGRIRDVAVHGGRVYVLTNNSVSTAPNAKPGPDEDRLLILK is encoded by the coding sequence ATGCCCCTATTGAGCACGAAAAGCAAAGCGCTGACGGCAGCCCTGCTGCTTGCTGTGCCGATCTCGGCTTACGCGGCGGATCAGCGAGAGGCACAGCAAACGGCAGAGTCGCAAATCCCGTCGGCTGCGGCCGGCATTCTCAAAATTTCGCCCGGTCCGGGCGCGGGCGCGTCCGCGATCCCGGCGGCGAGTCCAGCGGCAGGCGCGGCGGCCGCTTCGGCGACGAGCGCGGCGAAAGCCAGCGTCACCGATTCGCTGCAAGGCGGTTACGACGTGGCGGCGACGAAGCTTAAAATTCCGTGGTCGATGCAGTTTGCCGGAGACGTCGTCTATATTACGCAGCGCGGCGGCGGCATCGTCGAAGTGAAAAACGGCAAGCAGACGGTGCAGGAAGTGCGAACCAAAAAAGCGCTGCGCGTCGTCGGCGAAGCCGGCCTGACCGGGTTCGTGCTCGATCCGAACTTCGCCAAAAATAAGTATGCCTACATCTACCATGCTTACGAGGAAAAAGGCGAAGCGCTGAACCGCATCGTCAAGGTGAAGCTCGTGAACGGCGTCTGGCGCGAGCAAAAAGAACTGCTGGACGGTATCCCAGGCGGCCGTATCCACGAAGGCGGACGCCTCGCGATCGGACCGGACGGCATGCTGTACAGCACGGCCGGCGACGCGAACCGGCGCGAGCTGTCCCAGAACCTGTCGAGTTCCGCCGGCAAAGTGCTGCGCATGACGACGAGCGGCCAAGTGCCCAAAGACAACCCGTTCAAAAATTCGTACGTGTACGCGTACGGCCTGCGCAATGCGCAGGGCCTCGCCTGGACGTCCAGCGGCACGCTGTACGCGTCGGACCACGGACCGAGCGGCGCGCCGATTCCCGGCGGCAGCGGCACCGACCGGACCGGCCTCGACGAGATCAACGTCATTGCCAAAGGCGCCAACTACGGCTGGCCGAAGATTCAGGGTACCGAGACGGCGCCGGGCCTGATCCCGCCGTATTACGTCGCCGGCGACCGGGCGATCGCGCCTTCCGGCATCGCGGCGACGCCGGACGACAAGATTCTGGTCGCGACGCTTGTCGGCCAGAGCCTCAAGCAGTTCGACCCGCTCTCCAAGACGATGACCGACGTCCTGACCGGCGAAGGCCGCATCCGCGACGTGGCCGTTCACGGCGGACGCGTCTACGTGCTGACGAACAATTCGGTGAGCACCGCCCCCAACGCCAAGCCGGGTCCGGATGAAGACCGGCTGCTGATCTTGAAGTAA
- a CDS encoding DinB family protein, translating into MGEREQRLHEYGRWIETMRALERKRESFWDRALGEGKWTLREMVAHIVEWDCHFYGNAVKKTAEGQATTLKRQNVDLFNAKASAAGLMLSGAELASRAVAVRELLMRTVGGMPDETYQRIAVQPDGLTFQPESFLRDSIRHDRHHLEQLRTLGRL; encoded by the coding sequence ATGGGCGAACGGGAACAAAGACTGCACGAATACGGACGGTGGATCGAAACGATGCGGGCGCTGGAGCGCAAAAGGGAGTCGTTCTGGGATCGCGCGCTCGGCGAAGGGAAATGGACGCTGCGGGAAATGGTAGCGCATATCGTCGAGTGGGACTGCCATTTTTACGGAAATGCGGTCAAAAAGACGGCGGAAGGTCAAGCGACGACGCTCAAGCGGCAGAATGTCGACCTGTTCAACGCCAAAGCGTCGGCCGCGGGGCTGATGCTGTCGGGAGCCGAATTGGCGTCGCGGGCCGTCGCGGTGCGCGAACTGCTCATGCGGACGGTCGGCGGTATGCCCGACGAGACGTACCAGCGTATCGCGGTGCAGCCGGACGGACTTACGTTTCAGCCGGAGTCGTTCCTGCGCGACAGCATCCGGCACGATCGGCATCATCTGGAGCAGCTGCGCACGCTCGGGCGGTTATGA
- a CDS encoding YfbM family protein: protein MGMIGYLRRIPEQSLSSLIHGGLDLYAYIQGDEGEELDLDKAWHGLQYLLCGDAWSGEGPLFDALMGGKALNEDEQEDIIVRYLTPDEVREVSSALESVSEPDLAKGFEPDDMNEAGVYPSADWNEAGELDYVLGYYEPMRAHYRAAAAAGEGMLIYVS, encoded by the coding sequence ATGGGCATGATCGGGTACTTGAGGCGCATACCGGAGCAGTCATTGTCGTCGTTGATTCACGGAGGCCTGGATCTGTACGCGTACATTCAGGGAGACGAAGGCGAAGAACTCGATCTCGACAAAGCGTGGCACGGCCTGCAATATTTGCTGTGCGGCGACGCCTGGAGCGGGGAAGGCCCGCTGTTCGACGCGCTCATGGGCGGCAAAGCGCTGAACGAGGACGAACAGGAAGACATCATTGTGCGGTATCTGACGCCGGACGAAGTGCGCGAAGTGTCGTCGGCGCTCGAAAGCGTCAGCGAGCCGGATCTGGCCAAAGGCTTCGAGCCGGACGACATGAACGAAGCCGGCGTCTATCCGTCCGCGGACTGGAACGAAGCCGGAGAACTGGATTACGTGCTCGGCTATTACGAGCCGATGCGCGCGCATTATCGGGCGGCCGCGGCGGCGGGCGAAGGCATGCTGATCTATGTCTCCTGA
- a CDS encoding aminotransferase class I/II-fold pyridoxal phosphate-dependent enzyme, which translates to MNPMAEQWNEKIRTANAHVHDMLSGLGREIYFPKEGILSQSAEATTHAKKYNATIGIATENGGPMHLNVIQDKLSAYSPKDLYGYAPPAGKPELRAAWREKMIRENPSLEGKAFGNPITTNALTHGLSIVADLFADSGDAVVYPDKNWENYELTFGIRRGAKIVNYELFDADMRFNAPAFRRALLEQKEAGKAIVPLNFPNNPTGYTPSVAEGEEIVSVLVEAAEAGINLVVVTDDAYFGLFFEDSLHESLFGKLAGLHPRILPIKIDGATKEEFVWGFRVGFITYASDDADVLTALEQKTMGIIRATISSGPHPSQTFVLDALKSPEFEAQKQEKFLIMKGRANKVKALLDSGKYEGVWTYYPFNSGYFMCLKLNPGIPAEALRQRLLHEYGVGTIALGETDLRIAFSCIAEEHLEDLFDLVYRGAQEIGQ; encoded by the coding sequence ATGAACCCTATGGCTGAACAATGGAACGAAAAGATCAGAACCGCAAACGCGCATGTCCACGATATGCTATCGGGACTCGGCCGGGAAATCTATTTCCCGAAGGAAGGCATCTTGAGCCAATCCGCCGAAGCGACGACGCACGCCAAGAAATATAATGCCACGATCGGCATCGCGACCGAGAACGGCGGACCGATGCACCTGAACGTGATCCAGGATAAACTTTCGGCCTACAGCCCGAAAGATCTGTACGGCTACGCGCCTCCCGCGGGCAAGCCGGAACTGCGCGCCGCCTGGCGCGAGAAGATGATCCGCGAGAATCCTTCGCTCGAAGGCAAAGCGTTCGGCAATCCGATTACGACCAACGCGCTGACGCACGGCCTCAGCATCGTGGCCGATCTGTTCGCGGACAGCGGCGACGCGGTCGTCTACCCGGACAAGAACTGGGAGAACTACGAGCTGACGTTCGGCATCCGCCGCGGCGCGAAGATCGTCAACTACGAACTGTTCGACGCGGACATGCGCTTCAATGCGCCGGCGTTCCGCCGGGCGCTGCTGGAACAAAAGGAAGCGGGCAAAGCGATCGTGCCGCTCAACTTCCCGAACAACCCGACCGGCTACACGCCGAGCGTCGCGGAAGGCGAAGAGATCGTCTCCGTGCTCGTCGAAGCCGCCGAAGCCGGCATCAACCTCGTCGTCGTGACCGACGACGCCTATTTCGGCCTCTTCTTCGAAGACTCGCTGCACGAATCGCTGTTCGGCAAGCTTGCCGGCCTGCATCCGCGCATTTTGCCGATCAAGATCGACGGCGCGACCAAGGAAGAATTCGTCTGGGGCTTCCGCGTCGGCTTTATCACGTACGCGTCGGACGACGCCGACGTGCTGACGGCGCTTGAGCAGAAGACGATGGGCATTATCCGCGCCACCATCTCCAGCGGCCCGCACCCGTCGCAGACGTTCGTGCTCGACGCGCTCAAATCGCCGGAGTTCGAAGCCCAGAAGCAGGAGAAATTCCTGATCATGAAAGGCCGCGCCAACAAGGTCAAAGCGCTGCTCGACAGCGGCAAATACGAAGGCGTCTGGACGTACTACCCGTTCAACTCCGGCTACTTCATGTGCCTCAAGCTGAATCCGGGCATCCCGGCCGAAGCGCTGCGCCAGCGCCTGCTGCACGAATACGGCGTGGGTACGATCGCTCTCGGCGAGACCGACCTGCGCATCGCGTTCTCCTGTATCGCCGAAGAACATCTGGAAGATCTGTTCGACCTGGTATATCGGGGCGCGCAGGAAATCGGACAGTAA
- a CDS encoding DEAD/DEAH box helicase, producing the protein MTKEIEQFAQLGIGEALTASLLEYGIETPSPIQTEAIPYILEGRDVLAQSQTGTGKTLCYLLPLLERIDPEKKESQVLVIAPTQELAMQIVREGEKYGAALGIQTIGLIGGASAARQIEKLRQRPQLVVGTPGRLRELLSTRKLKLHEVRSIVLDEADQIFQMGGADDVRSLLKGALRDRQLIFLSATLGPDVRGLAKREMRDPADVGIEPEQKLVKLTQHLYFECQQRDRIDTLRRVVRHYNPDRAIVFVNQADTIAEVEAKLNHLGLEARTLYGDADKVTRANVLSQFRAGKFRLLVATDVAARGLDIPGLELVVHLDPAADSEHYVHRAGRTGRMGRKGLSVSIVTDRQAFIMRRFSRELGTEIEERAMYDGVVLDPAEADERRSRRTSKGPTTGRGDSAKPSAKPAARGAAQASAAPSGDAPGSARRDAGEAAPEASVRPKPAAKPAGRGPKGGKKQPNKDKGAPKWLKEKRSPQDPS; encoded by the coding sequence ATGACAAAAGAAATCGAACAATTTGCGCAGCTCGGCATCGGCGAAGCGCTGACGGCCTCGCTGCTTGAATACGGAATCGAGACGCCGAGCCCGATCCAGACCGAAGCGATCCCGTACATTCTCGAAGGCCGCGACGTGCTGGCGCAATCCCAGACCGGTACGGGCAAGACGCTCTGCTATTTGCTGCCGCTGCTGGAGAGAATCGATCCGGAGAAAAAAGAAAGCCAGGTGCTCGTCATCGCGCCGACCCAGGAACTGGCCATGCAGATCGTGCGCGAAGGCGAGAAGTACGGCGCCGCGCTCGGTATTCAGACGATCGGCCTGATCGGCGGCGCTTCGGCGGCCCGCCAGATCGAGAAGCTGCGCCAACGGCCGCAGCTCGTCGTCGGCACGCCGGGACGGCTGCGCGAGCTGCTGTCGACGCGCAAGCTCAAGCTGCACGAAGTGCGCAGCATCGTGCTCGACGAAGCCGACCAGATCTTTCAGATGGGCGGCGCGGACGACGTGCGCTCCCTGCTCAAGGGCGCGCTGCGCGATCGCCAGCTGATCTTCCTGTCCGCTACGCTCGGACCCGACGTGCGCGGCTTGGCCAAGCGCGAGATGCGCGATCCGGCCGACGTCGGCATCGAGCCGGAACAGAAGCTGGTCAAGCTGACGCAGCATTTGTATTTCGAATGCCAGCAGCGCGACCGTATCGATACGCTCCGCCGGGTCGTGCGCCATTACAACCCGGACCGGGCGATCGTGTTCGTCAATCAGGCCGACACGATCGCCGAAGTGGAAGCGAAGCTGAACCACCTGGGGCTGGAAGCGCGCACCCTGTACGGCGACGCCGACAAAGTGACGCGCGCGAACGTGCTGTCGCAGTTCCGCGCCGGCAAGTTCCGGCTGCTTGTCGCGACCGACGTCGCCGCCCGCGGCCTGGATATTCCGGGACTGGAACTGGTCGTGCATCTCGACCCGGCCGCGGATTCCGAGCATTACGTCCACCGGGCGGGCCGGACCGGCCGCATGGGACGCAAAGGCCTGTCGGTCTCGATCGTGACCGATCGCCAGGCGTTCATCATGCGCCGATTCTCGCGCGAACTGGGCACGGAGATCGAAGAGCGCGCCATGTATGACGGCGTGGTCCTCGATCCGGCGGAAGCCGACGAGCGCCGCTCGCGGCGCACGTCGAAAGGGCCGACTACCGGCCGCGGCGACAGCGCCAAGCCTTCGGCGAAGCCGGCGGCACGCGGCGCGGCGCAGGCTTCGGCCGCGCCGTCGGGTGATGCGCCGGGCAGCGCCCGCCGCGACGCGGGCGAAGCTGCGCCGGAAGCATCGGTGCGGCCCAAGCCTGCCGCGAAGCCGGCCGGACGGGGACCCAAAGGCGGCAAGAAGCAGCCGAACAAAGACAAAGGCGCGCCGAAGTGGCTGAAGGAGAAGCGTTCTCCGCAGGACCCTTCCTAA
- a CDS encoding ABC transporter ATP-binding protein, producing the protein MGEQAALKVASLTGGYSVNKPVLHGVDFEVGTGEMVGLIGLNGAGKSTTMKHILGLMSPKEGEVRISGALLKDDPDRYRSALAFVPESPVLYEELTVREHLEFTARAYGVDHAVFEERAERLLKLFYMKDKEHSLSSHLSKGMKQKVMIMCAFIARPPLYVIDEPFLGLDPLGIRDLLDYMVEVNREGASILLSSHILSTIENYCDRFVILHKGRIIVQGTLEDIRSASNMPGASLENMFDRLVRAEGAGGIQ; encoded by the coding sequence ATGGGTGAACAAGCTGCCTTGAAGGTCGCAAGTCTGACCGGCGGGTACAGCGTGAACAAGCCGGTGCTGCACGGCGTCGATTTCGAAGTCGGCACGGGCGAAATGGTCGGCCTGATCGGGCTCAACGGAGCCGGCAAGAGCACGACGATGAAGCATATTCTGGGCTTGATGTCGCCCAAGGAAGGCGAAGTCCGTATTAGCGGCGCGCTGCTCAAGGACGATCCCGACCGGTATCGTTCCGCGCTTGCCTTCGTGCCGGAATCGCCGGTGCTGTACGAAGAATTGACGGTACGCGAACATCTGGAATTCACGGCGAGAGCGTACGGCGTCGATCACGCGGTGTTCGAAGAACGCGCGGAGCGCCTGCTGAAGCTTTTCTACATGAAAGACAAAGAGCACAGCCTGTCTTCGCATCTGTCCAAAGGCATGAAGCAGAAAGTCATGATCATGTGCGCCTTCATCGCGCGGCCGCCGCTGTACGTCATCGACGAGCCGTTTCTGGGCCTCGATCCGCTCGGCATCCGCGACCTGCTGGACTACATGGTCGAAGTGAACCGCGAAGGCGCTTCGATCCTGCTCAGCTCCCATATTTTGTCGACGATCGAAAATTACTGCGACCGCTTCGTTATCCTGCACAAAGGCCGCATCATCGTGCAGGGCACGCTTGAAGACATCCGCAGCGCGTCGAACATGCCGGGCGCTTCGCTCGAGAACATGTTCGACCGGCTCGTCCGGGCAGAGGGCGCCGGGGGCATTCAATGA
- a CDS encoding universal stress protein, with product MQHILVAIDGSSGAAQALEQAISLASSFKEVSKITALHVDPAIAMNEPAIGFDPEARIETEGLETLRPALARLADSGLPHGSAVRRGDPAREICEFARREQCDLIVVGTRGHGLAAELLLGSVSHKVIQHAPCPVMTIR from the coding sequence ATGCAGCATATTCTGGTAGCGATAGACGGTTCATCCGGCGCCGCGCAGGCGCTGGAACAGGCGATCTCTCTCGCTTCTTCGTTCAAAGAAGTGTCCAAAATTACGGCGCTGCACGTCGATCCCGCGATCGCGATGAACGAGCCGGCGATCGGCTTCGACCCGGAAGCCCGGATCGAAACGGAAGGGCTTGAGACGCTGCGTCCGGCGCTGGCGCGGCTGGCCGATTCCGGCCTGCCGCATGGCTCGGCCGTGCGGCGCGGCGATCCGGCGCGCGAGATTTGCGAGTTCGCCCGCCGCGAACAATGCGACCTGATCGTGGTCGGCACGCGCGGACACGGGCTTGCCGCCGAGCTGCTGCTCGGCAGCGTCAGCCACAAAGTGATCCAGCACGCGCCCTGCCCGGTGATGACGATTCGCTGA